The Labilibaculum sp. sequence GATGCTGATAAAATAGATATTCTTAGTATTGTCTCTGATTACTATTCAAACAACAAACAGGGCAGCAACAAAAGACTCGAAATGGAATTATCGGATAAACCGGAAATCTCTAAAAAGCTATATCAAAACATTATTGACGAAAAACATGTTGACTTTAAGGACGTGCTTACACTCAACGATCTAAAACTTTATCAGATGTCTTTAATTTTTGATCTTAAGTATAAAAAAAGCTTTAAAATAGTAAGTGAAAAGACTTACTTAAAACAAATATTCGAAACGTTACCTAAAAAAGACCTAGTAATTGACATGTACAGGCAGATGAAGATATACCTTGAAAATCAGCTGTAATAAACCATTCCTCGCCACCCTTATCTAGAACCATTTAAAATAACACCCTCAAATTTGATGGTTTAAATTGAATAATGTATATATTTACAGCAGATTATTATTAATAAGAAGAAAAACAATGAGGGATATAGTTTGTAACTGTCAGATGGTAGATAGAAAAACCATTGATAAGGCAATTCATGAGAAAAATTCAACTACAATTGAAGAGATTAGAAGATACACCGGAGCCAATACCGGTTGCGGGAAATGTATTAGTTACATCAACAGTATTTTAGATATTGAAGTTCCTAAAATTGCAGCGAAAGTAGAGAATTCAATACAAAGTAAATTTAAACTTTGGTAAAACAATAAAGCTTCGGAAACCCCGAAGCTTCTTTTTTTTTTGATTCAATACTTCCTCCTATAAAACCTTTCTCACAACATCAATAACAGTTCCATCAACCCATTTTACAGCAGCTACAATCTCGTCGGATAAAATACATTCTTCCATAACACCGCATATTTCTTCAGCTTCCTTTTTCAATTCATGGATTGACTTAACCGGCAAATTGCTTTCCTTTAATTTTGCAATTAAATCTTTTCGCAAAGGGTTAATTGCTATTCCTCTTTCGGTAATAATTACATCAATTAATTCGCCTGGACCACAAATGGTTGTCACTTTTTCTCTAACAACCGAAATTCTATTTCGGAAAAGAGGTATGGGAAGAATTACAGTCTTGCTAAACAAACAATTTTGCCAACCACCTATGCCATGCAATAAATAGCCATCTGAATGAGTCACTACGTTCGCATTAAAATTAACATCAACCTCAGTCGCCCCTAAAATTGCGACATCAACCATTCCTGCAAAATTCCCTTTGCTGTGATAATTATAACTTGTGAAAGGACTGGTCCACACATGATTTGGATTTTCCCGCATAGACCTCACTCCTTCCAAATCGAAAGTTTGACCATCTAATATGTATTCTACAAATCCATCCTCAAGCATCTGAACCAGATATTTGTTACTACCCCCTCTGGCAAACCGGGCTTTTATGCATTTTTCTTTCATTATCTTACCAAAAAACTCACCAATGGCAAGCGCAGTTCCTCCGGCTCCGGCTTGAAAAGAAAATCCATCCTTAATAATTCCTGCCTCCTCACAAAATCGTGCTGTCAATTCTGCTATCAATAAACGATCAGGACTTTTCGTAATTTGTGTCGTACCTGAAACAATTTTTTCGGGAATACCAATTTGATCCATTTCAACAGTAAAATCAACATAGTTTCCCTGAATT is a genomic window containing:
- a CDS encoding (2Fe-2S)-binding protein, which translates into the protein MRDIVCNCQMVDRKTIDKAIHEKNSTTIEEIRRYTGANTGCGKCISYINSILDIEVPKIAAKVENSIQSKFKLW
- a CDS encoding citrate lyase subunit alpha — its product is MSVKLIKNAVGRMVPTEINGQEAIPYMGVGKFIPKKRKYNSLISSNADFPVDGNKQVKNLKEALQKAGLANGMRISTHHHFRDGDLLANKVFDIAHEMGVKDLIWFPSASFPCHEHLIPYLEDGTISRIEGSMNGPLGKYCSEGKMKGVAVLRSHGGRYQAIQDGEVHIDITIIGAACADSFGNANGLNGKSASGLLGFALADSQFADRVIVATDNMVAFPCVPWQIQGNYVDFTVEMDQIGIPEKIVSGTTQITKSPDRLLIAELTARFCEEAGIIKDGFSFQAGAGGTALAIGEFFGKIMKEKCIKARFARGGSNKYLVQMLEDGFVEYILDGQTFDLEGVRSMRENPNHVWTSPFTSYNYHSKGNFAGMVDVAILGATEVDVNFNANVVTHSDGYLLHGIGGWQNCLFSKTVILPIPLFRNRISVVREKVTTICGPGELIDVIITERGIAINPLRKDLIAKLKESNLPVKSIHELKKEAEEICGVMEECILSDEIVAAVKWVDGTVIDVVRKVL